The following are from one region of the Cyclopterus lumpus isolate fCycLum1 chromosome 21, fCycLum1.pri, whole genome shotgun sequence genome:
- the LOC117750525 gene encoding gamma-crystallin S-1-like, translating into MKQPLSTLMELQRLKYECIVPGSFNMRLYQRTEFGGQMMDLADDCPSVLDRFHVNDIFSCNVTDGNWLFYEHPDYRGRMYLIRPGDYIRFSEWGGRSAKVGSIRRILDY; encoded by the exons ATGAAGCAGCCGCTCTCCACCCTGATGGAGTTGCAGCGGCTGAAGTACGAGTGCATT GTGCCCGGGTCCTTCAACATGCGCCTGTACCAGCGGACCGAGTTCGGGGGTCAGATGATGGACCTGGCGGACGACTGTCCCAGCGTCTTGGACCGCTTCCACGTCAACGACATCTTCTCCTGCAACGTCACCGACGGCAACTGGCTCTTCTACGAGCACCCCGACTACCGGGGCCGGATGTACCTGATCAGGCCCGGAGACTACATCAGGTTCAGCGAGTGGGGCGGCAGGAGCGCCAAGGTCGGCTCCATCAGGCGCATCCTGGACTACTGA
- the LOC117750250 gene encoding gamma-crystallin 1-like, which translates to MQSDGNITMGKIIFYEDRNFQGRSHECSSDSADLHSYFNRCNSIRVESGCFMIYERPNYTGNQYFMRRGEYSDNQRMIGMNDCVRSCRMIPQHRGSYRMRLYERSDMSGQMHEVADDCPNVQDRLSMSDFNSCNVMDGHWLMYEQPNYKGKSYYLRPGEYRRYSDWGGVSPRVGSLRRISDLN; encoded by the exons ATGCAGTCCGACGGCAACATAACCATGGGAAAG ATCATATTTTACGAGGACAGGAACTTCCAGGGGCGCTCTCATGAGTGCAGCAGCGACAGCGCCGACCTCCACTCCTACTTCAACCGGTGCAACTCCATCAGGGTGGAGAGCGGCTGCTTCATGATCTACGAGAGGCCCAACTACACGGGCAACCAGTACTTCATGAGGAGGGGCGAGTACTCCGACAACCAGCGCATGATCGGCATGAACGACTGTGTCAGGTCCTGCCGTATGATCCCCCAG CACCGAGGCTCCTACAGGATGAGGCTCTACGAGCGCTCCGACATGTCCGGCCAGATGCACGAGGTGGCGGACGACTGCCCAAACGTCCAGGACCGCCTCAGCATGTCCGACTTCAACTCCTGCAACGTGATGGACGGCCACTGGCTGATGTACGAGCAGCCCAACTACAAGGGCAAGTCGTACTACCTGAGGCCCGGAGAGTACCGGAGGTACAGCGACTGGGGGGGCGTCAGCCCGAGAGTCGGCTCCCTCAGGAGGATCTCTGACTTGAACTGA
- the LOC117750252 gene encoding gamma-crystallin M3-like has product MTMGKIIFYEDRNFQGRSYETSSDCSDMASHLSKCHSCKVESGCFMVYDRTNYMGNQYFVRRGEYSDYQRMGMSDCIRSCRMIPMHRGQFRMKIYERENFGGQSHELMEDCDNMMDRYRMNDCQSCNVMDGHWLMYEQPQYRGKQMYMRPGEYRSFRDMGMSGMKFMSMKRIMDSCY; this is encoded by the exons ATGACCATGGGCAAG aTCATCTTCTACGAGGACAGGAACTTCCAGGGTCGTTCCTATGAGACCAGCAGCGACTGCTCCGACATGGCCTCCCACCTGAGCAAGTGCCACTCCTGCAAGGTGGAGAGCGGCTGCTTCATGGTGTACGACCGCACCAACTACATGGGGAACCAGTACTTTGTCAGGAGGGGCGAGTACTCCGACTACCAGCGCATGGGCATGAGTGACTGCATCAGGTCTTGCCGCATGATCCCCATG CACAGAGGACAGTTCAGGATGAAGATCTACGAGAGGGAGAACTTCGGTGGTCAGAGCCACGAGCTGATGGAGGACTGTGACAACATGATGGACCGTTACCGCATGAACGACTGCCAGTCCTGCAACGTGATGGACGGCCACTGGCTGATGTACGAGCAGCCCCAGTACAGAGGCAAGCAGATGTACATGAGGCCCGGAGAGTACAGGAGCTTCAGGGACATGGGCATGAGCGGCATGAAGTTCATGAGCATGAAGCGCATCATGGATTCTTGTTATTAA
- the LOC117750571 gene encoding gamma-crystallin M3-like, with protein sequence MGKIIFYEDRDFGGQRCECTADCADLHSVLERCRSIRVESGMFVLYDRPGFTGTQFFTRRGEYSDYTGMTGMSDCVRSCRMIPTPSGGGYKMRLYEHFDMGGEMMELTDNCPNLMDRFRTSNFNSCNVMDGHWLAYEQPNYRGRHYYLRPGQYRSFNEWSGSNSRMASVRRLTDL encoded by the exons CTGCGAGTGCACGGCCGACTGCGCTGACCTGCACTCCGTGTTGGAGCGCTGCCGCTCCATCCGGGTGGAGAGCGGCATGTTCGTGCTCTACGACCGGCCCGGCTTCACGGGAACCCAGTTCTTCACGAGGAGGGGAGAGTACTCCGACTACACGGGCATGACGGGCATGAGCGACTGCGTCAGGTCCTGCCGCATGATCCCCACG CCCAGCGGCGGCGGCTACAAGATGAGGCTGTACGAGCACTTCGACATGGGAGGCGAGATGATGGAGCTGACCGACAACTGCCCCAACCTCATGGACCGCTTCCGCACCTCCAACTTCAACTCCTGCAACGTGATGGACGGCCACTGGCTGGCGTACGAGCAGCCCAACTACAGGGGGCGCCACTACTACCTGAGGCCCGGCCAGTACAGGAGCTTCAACGAGTGGAGCGGCAGCAACTCCAGGATGGCCTCCGTCAGGCGGCTCACGGATCTctaa
- the LOC117750524 gene encoding gamma-crystallin M2-like: MLWSKQKALKTWGISPTETMGKIIFYEDKNFLGRSYECSNDCTDLHSYFSRCNSIRVESGCFMIYERPNFMGHQYFMRRAEYPDYQRWMGFSSCIRSCRMIPLYRGSYRLRIYEKPDFSGHVMEFMDDCPCVSDRFHHRHVYSSNVMNGFWIFYEYPNYRGRQYFLRPGEYRRYRDWCATCAIVGSFRRVNEF; encoded by the exons ATGTTGTGGTCcaaacaaaaag CCCTGAAAACATGGGGAATCTCTCCAACGGAGACCATGGGCAAG ATTATCTTTTACGAGGACAAGAACTTCCTGGGTCGGAGCTATGAGTGCAGCAACGACTGCACGGACCTGCACTCGTACTTCAGCCGCTGCAACTCCATCAGGGTGGAGAGCGGCTGCTTCATGATCTACGAGCGACCCAACTTCATGGGCCACCAGTACTTCATGAGGAGGGCCGAGTACCCCGACTACCAGAGGTGGATGGGCTTCAGCAGCTGCATCCGCTCGTGCAGGATGATACCGCTG TACCGAGGCTCCTACAGATTGCGCATCTACGAGAAGCCCGACTTCAGCGGTCACGTGATGGAGTTCATGGACGACTGTCCCTGCGTGTCCGACCGGTTCCATCACCGCCACGTCTACTCCAGTAATGTCATGAATGGCTTCTGGATCTTCTACGAGTACCCCAACTACCGCGGCCGACAGTACTTCCTGAGACCCGGGGAGTACAGGAGGTACCGAGACTGGTGCGCCACCTGCGCCATCGTCGGCTCCTTCAGGAGGGTCAATGAATTTTAG
- the LOC117750325 gene encoding gamma-crystallin M3-like yields MHGKITFYEDKNFQGRSYETSSDCSDMASHLSRCHSCKVESGCFMVYDRTNYMGNQYFMKRGEYSDYQRMMGFGDCIRSCRNIPMHKGSYKVRIYERENFGGQMNELNDDCDNIQDRYRMSDCQSCNVMDGHWLMYEQPQYRGKQMYMRPGEYRSFRDMGYDGMRFSSIRRITDSC; encoded by the exons ATGCACGGCAAG ATCACCTTCTACGAGGACAAGAACTTCCAGGGTCGCTCCTATGAGACCAGCAGCGACTGCTCCGACATGGCCTCCCACCTGAGCAGGTGCCACTCCTGCAAGGTGGAAAGCGGCTGCTTCATGGTGTACGACCGCACCAACTACATGGGGAACCAGTACTTCATGAAGAGGGGCGAGTACTCCGACTACCAGCGCATGATGGGTTTCGGTGACTGCATCAGGTCTTGTCGTAACATCCCCATG CACAAAGGGTCCTACAAAGTGAGGATCTACGAGAGGGAGAACTTCGGCGGTCAGATGAACGAGCTGAACGACGACTGCGACAACATCCAGGACCGCTACCGCATGTCCGACTGCCAGTCCTGCAACGTGATGGACGGCCACTGGCTGATGTACGAGCAGCCCCAGTACAGAGGCAAGCAGATGTACATGAGGCCTGGAGAGTACAGGAGCTTCAGGGACATGGGATACGATGGAATGAGATTCAGCTCCATCAGACGCATCACTGACTCCTGTTAA
- the LOC117750281 gene encoding gamma-crystallin M3-like, producing the protein MTTTDMSMGKITFYEEKNFQGRSYECMSDCSDMTSYLSRCQSCRVESGCFMVYDRTNYMGNQYFMKRGEYSDYQNMMGMRDCIRSCRMIPMHRGQFRMKVYERENFGGQSHEMMEDCDNIMDRYRMNDCQSCNVMDGHWLMYEQPQYRGKQMYMRPGEYRSFRDMGMSGMRFMSMRRITDMC; encoded by the exons ATGACCACCACTGACATGAGCATGGGCAAG ATCACCTTCTACGAGGAGAAGAACTTCCAGGGCCGCTCCTATGAGTGCATGAGCGACTGCTCTGACATGACCTCCTACCTGAGCAGGTGCCAGTCCTGCAGGGTGGAGAGTGGCTGCTTCATGGTGTACGACCGCACCAACTACATGGGGAACCAGTACTTCATGAAGAGGGGCGAGTACTCCGACTACCAGAACATGATGGGAATGAGGGACTGCATCAGGTCTTGCCGTATGATCCCCATG CACAGAGGACAGTTCAGGATGAAGGTCTACGAGAGGGAGAACTTTGGTGGTCAGAGTCACGAGATGATGGAGGACTGTGACAACATCATGGACCGTTACCGCATGAACGACTGCCAGTCCTGCAACGTGATGGACGGCCACTGGCTGATGTACGAGCAGCCCCAGTACAGAGGCAAGCAGATGTACATGAGGCCCGGAGAGTACAGGAGCTTCAGGGACATGGGCATGAGCGGCATGAGGTTCATGAGCATGAGGCGCATCACTGATATGTGctag
- the LOC117750251 gene encoding gamma-crystallin M1-like, translated as MGKIIFYEEKNFQGRSYECMSDCSDMSSYLSRCQSCRVESGCFMVYERPNYMGSQFFMKRGEYQDMQRMMSMGMMFDSIRSCRMIPYHKGQFRMKIYEKENFGGQSHELMDDCDNIMDRFRMNDCQSSNVMEGHWLMYEQPQYRGKQMYMRPGEYRSFRDMGMSGMRFMSMRRITDMC; from the exons ATGGGCAAG ATTATCTTTTACGAGGAGAAGAACTTCCAGGGCCGCTCTTATGAGTGCATGAGCGACTGCTCCGACATGTCCTCCTACCTGAGCAGGTGCCAGTCCTGCAGGGTGGAGAGCGGCTGCTTCATGGTGTACGAGCGTCCCAACTACATGGGAAGCCAGTTCTTCATGAAGAGGGGCGAGTACCAAGATATGCAGCGCATGATGAGCATGGGAATGATGTTCGACTCCATCAGATCCTGCAGGATGATCCCCTAT CACAAAGGACAGTTCAGGATGAAGATCTACGAGAAGGAGAACTTCGGTGGTCAGAGTCACGAGCTGATGGACGACTGCGACAACATCATGGACCGTTTCCGCATGAACGACTGCCAGTCGAGCAACGTGATGGAGGGCCACTGGCTGATGTACGAGCAGCCCCAGTACAGAGGCAAGCAGATGTACATGAGGCCCGGAGAGTACAGGAGCTTCAGGGACATGGGCATGAGCGGCATGAGGTTCATGAGCATGAGGCGCATCACTGATATGTGCTAG
- the LOC117750310 gene encoding gamma-crystallin M3-like — protein sequence MSNTGMNMRGKIIFYEEKNFQGRSYECMSDCSDMTSYLSRCQSCRVESGCFMVYDRTNYMGSQYFMKRGEYSDSQSMLGMRDCVRSCRMIPMHRGQFRMKIYENENFGGQSHELMEDCDNIMDRYRMNDCQSCNVMDGHWLMYEQPQYRGKQMYMRPGEYRSFRDMGMSGMRFMSMRRIMDSFN from the exons ATGAGTAACACCGGCATGAACATGAGGGGCAAG ATCATCTTCTACGAGGAGAAGAACTTCCAGGGCCGCTCCTATGAGTGCATGAGCGACTGCTCTGACATGACCTCCTACCTGAGCAGGTGCCAGTCCTGCAGGGTGGAGAGTGGCTGCTTCATGGTGTACGACCGCACCAACTACATGGGAAGCCAGTACTTCATGAAGAGGGGCGAGTACTCCGACTCCCAGAGCATGCTGGGCATGAGGGACTGTGTCAGGTCTTGCCGTATGATCCCCATG CACAGAGGACAGTTCAGGATGAAGATCTACGAGAATGAGAACTTCGGTGGTCAGAGTCACGAGCTGATGGAGGACTGTGACAACATCATGGACCGTTACCGCATGAACGACTGCCAGTCCTGCAACGTGATGGACGGCCACTGGCTGATGTACGAGCAGCCCCAGTACAGAGGCAAGCAGATGTACATGAGGCCCGGAGAGTACAGGAGCTTCAGGGACATGGGCATGAGCGGTATGAGGTTCATGAGCATGAGGCGCATCATGGATTCCTTCAACTAA